The following nucleotide sequence is from Micromonospora sp. WMMD1120.
CCTGGGGCAGCTTGGTGACCACCTCCGCCAGCTCGGCGAGGGACTGGCCGGTGGCCGCCATCCGGGCCATCAGATGTAGGCCGGTGAGCACGCCGTCGCCGGTGGTGGCGTGCGCGGGCATGACGATGTGGCCGCTCTGCTCACCGCCGAGCGCCAGGCCGGAGGCGCGCAGCTCCTCCAGCACGTACCGGTCGCCGACCTTGGTCTCGACCAGCCGGATGCCCTGCGCGGACATGGCCAGCCGCAGGCCGAGGTTGCTCATCACGGTGGCGACCAGGGTGTCCTGGGTGAGCGTCCCGGCCTCCCGCATGGCCAGCGCGAGGATCGCCATCACCTGGTCGCCGTCGATCTCGTCGCCGTCGGCGGTGACCGCCAGGCACCGGTCGGCGTCGCCGTCGTGGGCGATGCCCAGGTGGGCGCCGTGCTCGACCACAGCGGCGCGCAGCGCCTCGATGTGGTTGGAGCCGCAGTCGTCGTTGATGTTCAGCCCGTCGGGTTCCGCGTGGATGGCGATGACCTCCGCGCCGGCCTCCCGGTAGGCGACCGGGGCGACCTCGGCGGCGGCGCCGTTGGCGCAGTCGACGACCACCTTGATGCCGTCGAGGCGGTGCCCGATGGTGCCGACCAGGTGCTGCACGTAGTGGTCGGCGCCGTCGAGCAGGTCGTGGACGCGGCCGACGCCCGCGCCGACCGGGCGCTCCCAGGCGGTGGTGGCGTTGGTCTCGACCGCCGCCTCGATCTGCATCTCGATCTCGTCGGGCAGCTTGTGACCGCCGGCGGCGAAGAGCTTGATGCCGTTGTCCGGCATCGGGTTGTGCGACGCGGAGAGCATCACTCCCAGGTCGGCCTTGGCTTCGGCGGTCAGGAACGCCACCGCCGGGGTGGGCAGCACGCCGACCCGCACCACGTTGGCCCCGGCGCTGGTCAGGCCGGCGACGACAGCGGCCTCCAGCATCTCGCCGCTGGCCCGGGTGTCCCGGCCGACCACGGCGAGCGGCGGATGGCTGCGGTCCGTCTCGGCGAGCGTGTGCGCGGCGGCAACAGCGAGCGCCAGCGCCAACTCCGGAGTGAGATCCGCGTTCGCCCGCCCGCGTACGCCGTCCGTGCCGAACAACCGACCCATACCCGCCAACCTCCGATTGAGCACTGCCTGTGAGGAGAAAGCGAAACGGCCGACCCACCTCCCCCGGGTGAGGGGAGGCGGACCGGCCGTCCGTCAGAAGTACAACGCGCTGGGAAAGATCAGCGCTTCGAGTACTGGGGAGCCTTAC
It contains:
- the glmM gene encoding phosphoglucosamine mutase, translated to MGRLFGTDGVRGRANADLTPELALALAVAAAHTLAETDRSHPPLAVVGRDTRASGEMLEAAVVAGLTSAGANVVRVGVLPTPAVAFLTAEAKADLGVMLSASHNPMPDNGIKLFAAGGHKLPDEIEMQIEAAVETNATTAWERPVGAGVGRVHDLLDGADHYVQHLVGTIGHRLDGIKVVVDCANGAAAEVAPVAYREAGAEVIAIHAEPDGLNINDDCGSNHIEALRAAVVEHGAHLGIAHDGDADRCLAVTADGDEIDGDQVMAILALAMREAGTLTQDTLVATVMSNLGLRLAMSAQGIRLVETKVGDRYVLEELRASGLALGGEQSGHIVMPAHATTGDGVLTGLHLMARMAATGQSLAELAEVVTKLPQVLINVPVGDRTVGAAAPAVRAEVERVEAELGETGRVLLRPSGTEPLVRVMVEAATEQTARSAAERIAEQVRSASPATS